One window of Salegentibacter sp. Hel_I_6 genomic DNA carries:
- a CDS encoding AGE family epimerase/isomerase: protein MQAVTGKIQQELEIELQNILSYWREYSIDEAHGGFVGKRDHYNKLVENANKGIILNTRLLWSFAAACNFNDDSRLKTLADRAYEYLEAHFYDKVNKGFFWKVDYLGSPVNNRKQIYAQAFSIYSYAEYFKLSGDEQARERALETFFLIEKNARDLKENGYFEAFQEDWSPIEDVRLSAKDQNAPKTMNTHLHILEAYTTLLQITGNTRVKEALENLVKLFLSNFLDNRSGHFRLFYSKNWLLQSPVISYGHDIEATWLLIEAAKMTGDSGLMDQTTQAAILVADKFLEEAYVENKGVINEKNLETGETDLDRHWWPQVEAMLGLQYAFNISGDKKYQAAILDIWDFTRNNLIDRQNGEWFFRIDQTNKPYTQEDKLSMWKAPYHNSRALMMLLKEKR from the coding sequence ATGCAGGCAGTAACGGGAAAGATTCAACAAGAGTTGGAAATTGAACTTCAAAATATTTTATCCTATTGGAGGGAGTATAGTATTGATGAAGCTCATGGCGGATTTGTGGGCAAAAGAGACCACTATAACAAGCTGGTTGAAAACGCAAATAAGGGTATAATTCTTAATACCCGGTTGCTATGGAGCTTTGCTGCAGCCTGTAATTTTAATGATGATTCCCGATTAAAAACGCTGGCAGATCGTGCTTATGAATATTTGGAAGCCCATTTTTATGATAAGGTAAATAAAGGGTTTTTCTGGAAAGTAGATTATTTAGGAAGTCCTGTAAATAACAGGAAGCAAATTTATGCCCAGGCTTTTAGCATTTATTCTTATGCTGAATATTTTAAATTGTCGGGAGATGAACAGGCAAGAGAAAGAGCGCTGGAAACTTTTTTCCTCATTGAGAAAAACGCCAGGGATTTAAAGGAGAACGGTTATTTTGAAGCTTTTCAGGAAGATTGGAGCCCTATAGAAGATGTGCGTCTTAGTGCGAAAGATCAAAATGCTCCTAAAACAATGAACACCCATTTGCACATTCTGGAAGCTTACACCACTTTACTGCAAATAACTGGTAATACTAGGGTTAAAGAAGCTTTAGAAAACCTGGTGAAGCTTTTTCTTTCAAATTTCCTCGATAATAGATCAGGACATTTTAGATTATTTTATAGCAAAAATTGGTTGTTGCAAAGCCCGGTTATCTCTTACGGCCACGATATTGAAGCCACCTGGTTACTTATAGAAGCCGCGAAAATGACCGGCGATTCGGGATTGATGGATCAAACTACGCAAGCTGCAATTCTTGTAGCAGATAAATTTCTAGAAGAGGCCTATGTGGAGAACAAAGGAGTTATTAATGAAAAGAACCTGGAAACCGGGGAAACTGATTTAGACAGGCACTGGTGGCCGCAAGTAGAAGCTATGCTGGGTTTACAATATGCTTTTAATATTTCTGGAGATAAGAAATACCAGGCTGCGATATTGGATATCTGGGATTTTACTCGAAACAATTTAATAGACAGGCAAAATGGCGAGTGGTTTTTTAGAATAGACCAGACCAATAAACCTTATACACAAGAAGATAAACTAAGCATGTGGAAAGCACCTTACCATAATTCCAGGGCGCTAATGATGCTTTTAAAAGAAAAAAGATGA
- a CDS encoding glycoside hydrolase family 26 protein: protein MKKLSYFLLVFVLLTACSKDDEIINEPDEEQENPEEEIPEEPEEETPETYAFAPEETLSYMVDASATAETVALFYNLKSVSDNHFIVGQQDAFSSFFEGNDGFSDMKKTTLSDPGLLGSDFMFITDDQNDGTAQNWFFQQEQQIINDALRAYNSGMINAFTWHLREPYEGEAFYSDEMTEFQRQNAFKSILPGGANHDYYKQKLDKVAEVSLNMIGEDGTLSPIIFRPFHEFEKDFFWWGAAYSTPEEFKTVWRFTVDYLKNEKNVHNLLYAFSPDNSYLTKSAYLERYPGDEYVDILGMDNYGDLIAQDGSGLNAANQKLQVVSDLAKERVKVAALTETGYFVTPSQTTLAEKFYSENLYGVLTNNEVNIGFLMFWQNYQDSYNVPVPGMDGAEDFMAFIEKEEPLLLDDMHDFYSLPN from the coding sequence ATGAAAAAACTTAGCTATTTTTTATTGGTATTTGTGCTGTTAACAGCCTGTAGTAAGGATGATGAGATAATTAACGAACCAGACGAGGAACAGGAAAACCCTGAAGAAGAAATTCCAGAAGAACCTGAAGAAGAAACTCCAGAAACTTATGCTTTTGCGCCGGAAGAAACACTAAGTTATATGGTAGATGCATCGGCAACTGCTGAAACGGTTGCTTTATTTTATAACCTAAAATCGGTTTCAGATAATCATTTTATAGTAGGCCAGCAGGATGCATTCAGCTCGTTCTTTGAAGGAAATGATGGTTTTTCTGATATGAAAAAAACAACACTAAGCGATCCCGGCTTGTTGGGTTCAGACTTTATGTTTATAACCGATGATCAAAACGATGGTACTGCACAGAACTGGTTTTTTCAGCAGGAGCAACAAATTATAAATGATGCCTTACGCGCTTATAATAGCGGAATGATTAATGCCTTCACCTGGCATCTTAGGGAGCCCTATGAAGGAGAGGCCTTTTATTCCGATGAAATGACCGAATTTCAAAGGCAAAATGCTTTTAAAAGTATTCTTCCCGGTGGCGCAAATCACGACTACTATAAACAGAAACTGGATAAGGTTGCTGAAGTTTCTCTGAATATGATAGGAGAAGACGGTACGCTTTCTCCCATTATTTTTCGACCATTTCACGAGTTTGAAAAAGACTTTTTCTGGTGGGGTGCTGCTTACAGTACTCCAGAAGAATTTAAAACCGTATGGCGTTTCACGGTAGATTATTTAAAGAATGAAAAAAATGTTCATAACCTGCTTTATGCATTTTCTCCCGATAATTCTTACTTAACCAAATCTGCTTACCTGGAAAGATACCCCGGCGATGAATATGTAGATATTTTGGGAATGGATAATTATGGCGATCTTATAGCCCAGGATGGTTCCGGTTTAAATGCTGCCAACCAAAAATTACAAGTCGTTTCAGATCTTGCCAAAGAGAGGGTAAAAGTGGCTGCACTTACAGAAACGGGTTATTTTGTAACCCCTTCCCAAACCACCCTGGCCGAGAAGTTTTATTCTGAAAACCTTTATGGGGTACTCACAAATAACGAGGTGAATATTGGGTTTTTAATGTTCTGGCAAAATTATCAGGATTCATATAACGTACCGGTGCCCGGAATGGATGGTGCTGAAGATTTTATGGCTTTTATAGAAAAGGAAGAGCCATTGTTATTAGATGATATGCACGATTTCTACAGTCTCCCAAACTAA
- a CDS encoding sialate O-acetylesterase: MQKLLFFLAACLFFQFPARANVSLPAIFGDNMVLQREANVKIWGWAKPGEEIEISSTWSDEIFTTKADKNAIWSLEIKTNSKEGPQELIIQGYNEVSLKNLLLGELWLISGQSNMEWSASAGITNAETAIENSTNKNIRFFSVDHRTADSPQIDLEGSWVDSSPETMKYFSAIGYFFAKKLQEDLDVPIGIINSSWGGTPAEVWMPGELFHENKNLKKAAAMLDDNEWGPNKPALLYNAMIHPLTSMKIKGILWYQGESNTANADYYEKIFSSLVKSWRSKWEEDLPFYYAQIAPFDYGEGFAGVKVRDAQRKVLKLSKTGMVMTSDVGNIHDIHPQDKLTPGIRFANLALAEVYGKKIKAHAPQFDHITTEGKIVKVHFKYSEGLKIDPENPESQFEIAGSNKEFYPARMEIKNNIIHLKAKAIRSPVFVRYSWQNTASSNIFNAAGLPASSFTTQN, encoded by the coding sequence ATGCAGAAATTATTATTCTTTTTAGCCGCGTGTCTTTTCTTTCAGTTCCCGGCTAGAGCGAATGTTAGCCTACCTGCTATTTTTGGAGATAATATGGTATTGCAACGTGAGGCCAACGTAAAAATCTGGGGATGGGCGAAACCGGGAGAAGAGATTGAAATAAGCTCTACCTGGAGTGATGAAATTTTCACTACTAAAGCCGATAAAAATGCGATATGGAGCCTGGAAATTAAAACGAATTCAAAAGAAGGCCCACAAGAATTGATTATTCAAGGGTATAATGAGGTCAGCTTAAAAAACCTGTTACTGGGTGAGCTTTGGTTAATTTCCGGGCAATCTAATATGGAATGGAGTGCCTCCGCCGGTATAACCAATGCTGAAACTGCTATTGAAAATTCAACGAATAAAAACATTAGGTTTTTTAGCGTTGATCACAGAACAGCCGATTCACCACAAATAGATTTAGAAGGGAGTTGGGTAGACAGTTCACCGGAAACGATGAAGTATTTTAGCGCAATTGGCTACTTTTTTGCTAAAAAATTACAGGAAGATCTGGATGTACCCATTGGAATTATAAATTCCAGTTGGGGAGGCACACCAGCCGAAGTCTGGATGCCCGGGGAATTGTTCCACGAAAATAAAAATTTAAAGAAAGCTGCTGCAATGCTGGATGATAATGAATGGGGCCCAAACAAACCTGCCCTGTTATACAATGCTATGATCCACCCCTTAACTTCCATGAAGATTAAAGGGATACTCTGGTACCAGGGAGAATCTAATACCGCTAATGCTGATTACTACGAAAAGATCTTTTCCAGTTTAGTTAAAAGCTGGAGAAGCAAATGGGAAGAAGATCTACCTTTCTACTATGCTCAAATTGCACCCTTTGATTATGGCGAGGGATTTGCCGGGGTAAAGGTAAGAGATGCGCAACGAAAGGTTTTAAAATTATCTAAAACAGGAATGGTGATGACCAGTGATGTAGGAAATATTCACGACATCCATCCACAAGATAAACTCACACCTGGAATAAGGTTTGCTAACCTGGCTTTAGCTGAAGTTTACGGAAAAAAGATTAAAGCCCACGCCCCTCAGTTTGATCATATAACCACTGAAGGAAAAATAGTGAAAGTACATTTTAAGTATTCAGAAGGACTAAAAATTGATCCGGAAAATCCAGAATCTCAGTTTGAGATTGCCGGATCAAATAAAGAATTCTATCCTGCCAGAATGGAAATTAAAAACAATATAATTCATTTAAAAGCCAAAGCAATCAGGAGCCCTGTTTTTGTAAGGTACTCCTGGCAGAATACAGCAAGCTCCAATATTTTTAACGCAGCAGGCTTGCCAGCTTCAAGTTTTACGACACAAAATTAG
- a CDS encoding SGNH/GDSL hydrolase family protein, which produces MNKFVTFLTLIISLSSCNETKEKKRTSFSATLQEISVSGRTSVQNDSSLVLINSASAIHFKAKSDTLIIDFDLTGTDHAYINLEIDETYKGRFKVDSIPLKFSLPDTTDFHKISIFKATEATIGALIINKIKAFDIDEIKVAEKPKIEFIGNSITCGMGADTLEIPCGDGEWYDQHNAYMAYGPRIARALDTDFELNCVSGMGMYRNWNDEDQPVMPDVYENLYLNANSEEKANFEDSPNIISIALGTNDFSLGDGEKERTTFSREKFTTSYINFVEMLFSKYPDVKISLLDSPMLNPEQKAVLAEVFKEIQNEFSEKEIAIFQFTNIAPGGCTGHPDINDHEAMARQLIPFFTNLLKS; this is translated from the coding sequence ATGAATAAATTTGTTACTTTTCTGACTCTAATTATTAGCCTTTCAAGTTGCAATGAAACAAAAGAAAAAAAACGTACTTCCTTTAGTGCCACCTTGCAGGAAATTTCAGTTTCGGGCAGGACTTCAGTCCAGAATGATTCCAGCCTGGTATTGATTAACTCGGCTTCGGCCATTCATTTTAAAGCAAAATCTGATACATTGATTATTGATTTCGATCTAACTGGAACAGATCATGCATATATCAATCTTGAAATTGATGAAACCTATAAAGGCAGGTTTAAAGTAGACAGTATTCCACTAAAATTTTCCCTTCCCGATACTACCGATTTTCATAAAATATCCATTTTCAAAGCTACAGAAGCTACTATTGGGGCATTAATTATAAATAAAATAAAAGCATTTGATATTGATGAAATAAAGGTTGCCGAAAAGCCGAAAATTGAATTTATTGGCAATTCTATTACCTGCGGAATGGGCGCAGATACCCTTGAAATTCCTTGCGGCGATGGAGAATGGTACGATCAGCACAATGCCTATATGGCTTATGGACCCAGAATTGCGCGGGCACTGGATACTGATTTTGAACTAAATTGTGTTTCGGGAATGGGAATGTATCGCAACTGGAACGATGAGGATCAACCGGTAATGCCAGATGTGTATGAAAATCTTTATTTAAACGCCAATTCTGAAGAAAAAGCAAATTTTGAAGATTCCCCTAATATTATAAGTATCGCCCTTGGAACAAACGATTTTTCTTTGGGTGACGGGGAAAAAGAACGCACAACCTTTAGCAGGGAAAAATTTACCACTTCCTATATCAACTTTGTTGAAATGCTTTTTTCAAAATATCCTGATGTAAAAATCTCATTATTGGACAGCCCAATGCTAAACCCTGAACAGAAAGCTGTGCTTGCCGAAGTCTTTAAAGAAATACAGAATGAATTTTCTGAAAAAGAGATTGCAATTTTTCAATTTACAAATATTGCACCAGGAGGTTGTACCGGGCATCCGGACATCAATGATCACGAAGCAATGGCCAGGCAACTTATTCCATTTTTTACAAATCTTTTAAAATCGTAA
- a CDS encoding AlpA family transcriptional regulator, which produces MEENKKIEDLLMDIKGLLGTNKKVMNVEDLAQYTGLSKSKIYKLTHLRLIPMGNNPNIRQKFFDKEKIDAWLLGEPDLSDAFLEDQFNKGLIKNRK; this is translated from the coding sequence ATGGAAGAAAACAAAAAAATTGAGGATCTCTTAATGGATATTAAAGGCCTCCTGGGAACCAACAAAAAGGTAATGAACGTGGAAGATCTGGCACAATACACCGGACTCTCCAAAAGTAAGATCTACAAGCTTACGCATCTGCGGCTTATCCCGATGGGGAATAATCCTAACATTCGTCAGAAATTTTTCGACAAGGAAAAGATCGATGCCTGGCTCCTGGGAGAGCCGGACCTGTCCGATGCCTTCCTGGAAGATCAGTTCAATAAGGGCCTGATAAAAAACCGGAAATAG
- a CDS encoding primase-helicase family protein — protein MKKLTYIRVGTCYYKLVQLPTIAGDFNEILVPWSIEALRNDHGKGFIGKIRKYDGFTCIPSHLDFKQEVFGFYNTYAPLPHTPTNGSIDYSLRFVNHIFGNQFELGLDYLQLLYLKPIQILPILCLVSKERVTGKTTFLKWLKAIFDSNLTYLTNDNFSSQFNADWANKMLICIDEVLFNKEELTERIKYLSTTDYNKMEAKGKDKRELEFFGKFILCSNNEDNFIKIDSDETRFWVLKIPSLKAEETQFLEHLKKEIPAFLFYLQHRELATAHKTRMWFTPEQIRTNALQNLMRNNRNRVEKELASMLLSAMETFDLEEVHLCPMDALQILNHTRVRTDLTQLRQILKNDWKLKNQDNSRTYQKMVMWTNGLAPIPGKGRYYTIEKSFLLGNFEDLENDETMQK, from the coding sequence ATGAAAAAGCTAACCTATATCCGGGTGGGTACTTGTTACTATAAATTAGTTCAGCTGCCCACTATTGCCGGGGATTTTAATGAAATTTTGGTTCCGTGGAGTATTGAGGCCTTGCGTAATGATCACGGAAAGGGTTTTATTGGAAAAATTAGAAAATATGATGGCTTTACCTGTATTCCTAGCCACCTGGATTTTAAGCAAGAGGTCTTTGGGTTTTATAACACCTATGCTCCTTTGCCTCACACGCCGACAAATGGTTCCATCGACTATTCATTGCGATTTGTCAATCATATTTTCGGAAACCAGTTTGAATTAGGACTGGATTATTTGCAGCTTTTATACCTGAAACCTATTCAGATCCTGCCCATCTTGTGTTTGGTTTCAAAAGAAAGGGTGACCGGAAAAACTACTTTTCTCAAATGGTTAAAGGCTATTTTTGATAGTAACCTGACCTACCTTACCAATGATAACTTCAGCAGCCAGTTTAATGCAGACTGGGCAAACAAAATGCTTATTTGTATAGATGAAGTACTGTTCAATAAGGAAGAACTTACCGAGCGAATTAAATACCTCAGTACTACCGATTATAATAAAATGGAGGCTAAAGGCAAAGATAAGCGTGAACTTGAATTTTTTGGAAAGTTTATCCTCTGTAGTAATAATGAAGATAACTTCATAAAGATCGATAGCGATGAAACCCGTTTTTGGGTGCTTAAAATACCTTCCCTTAAAGCTGAAGAAACCCAATTTTTAGAACATCTAAAAAAAGAAATTCCGGCTTTCTTGTTTTACCTGCAGCACCGGGAATTAGCTACAGCCCATAAAACCCGAATGTGGTTTACCCCGGAACAGATTAGGACCAATGCCTTGCAAAATTTAATGCGCAATAACAGGAACCGGGTAGAAAAGGAACTTGCCAGTATGCTTCTAAGTGCTATGGAAACTTTTGATTTGGAAGAAGTACATCTATGCCCTATGGATGCGCTCCAAATTTTAAACCACACCCGGGTTAGGACCGATCTTACCCAGTTGAGACAAATTCTTAAAAATGACTGGAAATTAAAGAACCAGGATAATTCCCGGACCTATCAAAAAATGGTCATGTGGACGAATGGTCTGGCACCAATTCCCGGTAAAGGTCGCTACTATACAATTGAGAAATCATTCTTGCTTGGGAATTTTGAAGATTTGGAAAACGATGAAACGATGCAGAAGTGA
- a CDS encoding toprim domain-containing protein produces the protein MENTEITKSWEKARNICIVKTLAKLGHFPSRISEKEAWFLSPLRSETQASFNVSLHKNLWYDFGIGKGGSIIDLIMLMKSFSIKEALEYLKSDMESFSFSSIKPEGRLKRAKIRILDIEFIYLQGLIDYLKSRNIPFEIGRKYCRQIWYGFKTKRFFAIGLQNHLGGWELRNKYFKTSSSPKTFSLFERGAKQLLITEGMFDFLSLATIDEDLVQNSDCIILNSLAFLERIKMFIPKYEKVLIYLDNDPAGKKAAGSLLNQFENITDCSNSYSGYVDLNEKLKAEKSSILK, from the coding sequence ATGGAAAACACAGAAATAACAAAAAGCTGGGAAAAAGCCCGTAATATTTGCATCGTAAAAACGCTTGCAAAATTAGGGCACTTTCCCAGCAGGATATCGGAAAAAGAAGCTTGGTTTCTGAGTCCCCTGCGGTCAGAAACACAAGCCTCTTTCAACGTCTCTTTACATAAGAACCTGTGGTATGATTTCGGAATTGGAAAAGGAGGTTCTATCATAGATCTTATAATGCTAATGAAATCCTTTTCGATAAAGGAGGCGTTGGAATATTTAAAGAGCGATATGGAGTCATTTTCCTTTAGCTCTATAAAACCTGAAGGTCGTTTGAAACGAGCAAAAATTCGAATCCTGGATATTGAATTTATTTACCTGCAGGGGTTAATTGATTACTTGAAATCCCGGAATATACCTTTTGAGATCGGCAGAAAATACTGCAGACAGATTTGGTATGGATTTAAAACAAAACGATTTTTTGCCATTGGACTCCAAAACCATCTGGGAGGTTGGGAACTTAGAAATAAATACTTTAAAACTTCCAGTAGTCCTAAAACCTTTTCACTTTTTGAAAGAGGAGCCAAACAGCTACTTATCACGGAAGGGATGTTTGATTTTCTTTCCCTGGCAACCATCGATGAAGATTTGGTACAAAACTCAGACTGCATCATTTTAAATTCCCTGGCTTTTTTGGAAAGGATTAAAATGTTCATCCCTAAATATGAAAAGGTCCTGATTTATCTGGATAATGACCCGGCAGGCAAAAAAGCAGCTGGTTCGCTTTTAAATCAATTTGAGAATATTACAGATTGTAGTAATTCCTACTCTGGCTATGTAGATCTAAATGAGAAATTGAAAGCTGAAAAATCCTCGATTTTAAAATAA
- the mbpA gene encoding mobilization protein MbpA: MKREYIQVRCSIYEKKLLQRRAARAGISLSEYIRATAFDKNIVERITPEQLETYKMLVQYKNNFTRIGNMFRKRDPKLAREVEDLAKEIRTHLKNFKK; the protein is encoded by the coding sequence ATGAAAAGGGAATACATCCAGGTTCGATGCTCGATCTACGAGAAGAAGCTGCTCCAAAGAAGAGCGGCCAGGGCAGGAATTTCCCTTTCAGAATATATCCGAGCTACGGCCTTTGATAAAAATATTGTGGAACGGATCACTCCGGAACAACTGGAGACTTACAAGATGCTGGTCCAGTACAAGAACAATTTTACCCGCATTGGAAATATGTTTAGAAAGCGAGATCCAAAGCTGGCCAGGGAAGTGGAAGACCTGGCGAAAGAAATCAGAACGCACTTAAAAAACTTTAAAAAATGA
- a CDS encoding relaxase/mobilization nuclease domain-containing protein — MIGKGHAVSGTRVSISYGWNQEKEAEVVLREHVAGDTPAEIAEEFRIIQSQNLRCTNNTLSFIVSPTIEDGKDLSKKELEELAKKFLKEMNLQNNQSIGFVHRDKAHTHVHIYTNRIGFDGKAYNDSFIGKRSQIAADNVAKELGLTRVREVQQERLNELKGLRQEIKNIHDRVLQSRPKSLDEYISKMKTQKVDVIPTINKSNQLQGFRVEYKGVNLKASEVDRSMSGNRLIPAISQNRSLTRGMEAPKDLQVLNKTVELSSNLSTKIAKELIKGAVKIVRDTGIGYGY; from the coding sequence ATGATTGGGAAGGGACACGCCGTTTCCGGCACCAGGGTATCGATATCCTATGGCTGGAACCAGGAAAAAGAGGCTGAAGTCGTGCTTAGAGAACACGTGGCCGGAGATACTCCCGCTGAGATAGCCGAAGAGTTTAGGATTATCCAGTCGCAAAACCTGCGATGTACCAATAACACCTTAAGCTTTATCGTAAGCCCGACGATTGAGGACGGAAAAGATTTAAGCAAAAAGGAACTGGAAGAACTCGCTAAAAAATTTTTAAAAGAGATGAACCTGCAAAACAATCAATCTATTGGATTTGTGCATCGGGATAAAGCGCATACCCACGTTCATATTTATACCAATAGAATTGGTTTTGATGGTAAAGCCTATAACGACAGCTTTATCGGAAAACGAAGCCAGATCGCTGCCGATAATGTAGCAAAAGAATTAGGGCTGACCAGGGTTCGAGAAGTACAGCAGGAAAGACTTAATGAGTTAAAGGGCCTCAGACAGGAAATCAAAAATATACATGACCGGGTACTTCAGTCGAGGCCAAAATCGCTAGATGAATATATAAGCAAAATGAAAACGCAAAAGGTAGATGTAATCCCAACCATCAATAAATCTAACCAGCTGCAGGGCTTTCGGGTGGAATACAAAGGGGTAAACCTTAAAGCAAGTGAAGTGGACCGATCAATGAGCGGGAATAGGTTAATTCCCGCGATCTCGCAGAACAGAAGTTTAACAAGAGGAATGGAAGCACCAAAAGACCTGCAAGTTTTAAATAAAACGGTAGAATTAAGCAGCAAC